In one window of Micromonospora cathayae DNA:
- a CDS encoding class I adenylate-forming enzyme family protein, protein MTATPVRRPVTPAARTVPELLAWRRAVHPDRVAVEVHGVAALTFTAWDDEATAVARSLRRRGVRPGDRVGLVFGPRDWTGYAVAYCGVLRAGAVAVPLSERLAAGQLDHALTHCAAGAVVHGDDAAAPPAPAGVPVWPVAELRAAPQVPEAAHAGADDDGDVELPTVRPGDLAQILYTSGTTGRPKGVGASHANLVVGAPNHPRRLALAHSERFLHAFAIGTNAGQTMLFNALTAKPTAVTLPRFTPLRFAKLIETGGVGTVFVVPSVAIELLESGALRDRDLSGVHLIGSTAAALAPAVAARLAAVFRQATIVNYYTSTEAAPAQTTMIYDPTRRDAVGRPVGGQLMIADADGNPLPAGATGDVWLRAPHPRAYYRDEAANRATFRDGWVRMGDVGRLDADGYLYLSDRHQDVIKSGAFKISSLEVEAALHEHPGVAEAAVVGVPHPVLGAAVAAVLVPRPGTPPDEVSLAALRGFLADRLADYQLPSRVRLVDELPRNEGGKVLKRQLTSQFDN, encoded by the coding sequence GTGACCGCGACCCCGGTACGCCGGCCGGTGACGCCGGCCGCCCGGACCGTACCCGAACTGCTCGCCTGGCGGCGCGCGGTGCACCCGGACCGGGTGGCGGTCGAGGTGCACGGGGTGGCCGCGCTGACCTTCACCGCCTGGGACGACGAGGCGACCGCGGTGGCCCGGTCGCTGCGCCGTCGCGGGGTACGCCCCGGCGACCGGGTCGGCCTGGTGTTCGGCCCCCGCGACTGGACCGGGTACGCGGTCGCGTACTGCGGGGTGCTGCGGGCCGGGGCGGTGGCCGTACCGCTGTCGGAGCGGCTGGCCGCCGGCCAGCTCGACCACGCGTTGACGCACTGCGCGGCAGGCGCGGTGGTGCACGGCGACGACGCCGCCGCCCCGCCGGCCCCGGCCGGGGTGCCGGTGTGGCCGGTGGCCGAGCTGCGCGCCGCGCCGCAGGTGCCGGAGGCCGCGCACGCCGGGGCCGACGACGACGGGGACGTGGAGCTGCCGACGGTCCGGCCGGGTGACCTGGCGCAGATCCTCTACACCTCGGGCACCACCGGCCGACCCAAGGGGGTCGGGGCCAGCCACGCCAACCTGGTGGTCGGCGCGCCGAACCACCCCCGGCGGCTGGCGCTGGCCCACTCGGAGCGGTTCCTGCACGCCTTCGCGATCGGCACGAACGCCGGGCAGACCATGCTGTTCAACGCGCTGACCGCCAAGCCGACCGCGGTGACCCTGCCCCGGTTCACCCCGCTGCGGTTCGCCAAGCTGATCGAGACCGGCGGGGTGGGGACGGTGTTCGTGGTGCCGTCGGTCGCGATCGAGCTGCTCGAATCGGGTGCGCTGCGGGACCGGGACCTGTCCGGCGTACACCTGATCGGGTCGACCGCGGCGGCCCTCGCGCCGGCGGTGGCCGCCCGGCTGGCGGCGGTGTTCCGGCAGGCCACCATCGTCAACTACTACACCTCCACCGAGGCCGCCCCGGCCCAGACCACGATGATCTACGACCCGACACGGCGGGACGCGGTGGGTCGGCCGGTCGGCGGACAGCTCATGATCGCCGACGCCGACGGCAACCCGCTGCCGGCCGGGGCGACCGGGGACGTGTGGCTGCGTGCCCCGCACCCGCGCGCCTACTACCGGGACGAGGCCGCCAACCGGGCCACCTTCCGGGACGGCTGGGTCCGGATGGGGGACGTCGGCCGGTTGGACGCCGACGGCTACCTGTACCTCTCCGACCGGCACCAGGACGTGATCAAGTCCGGCGCGTTCAAGATCTCGTCGTTGGAGGTCGAGGCGGCACTGCACGAGCATCCCGGCGTCGCCGAGGCGGCCGTGGTGGGCGTGCCGCACCCGGTGCTCGGCGCGGCGGTGGCCGCCGTGCTGGTGCCCCGGCCCGGGACACCGCCGGACGAGGTGTCGCTGGCCGCGCTGCGCGGGTTCCTCGCCGACCGGCTCGCCGACTACCAGCTGCCGTCAAGGGTGCGGCTGGTCGACGAGCTGCCCCGCAACGAGGGCGGCAAGGTCCTCAAACGCCAGTTGACCAGCCAGTTCGACAACTGA